In Miscanthus floridulus cultivar M001 chromosome 5, ASM1932011v1, whole genome shotgun sequence, one genomic interval encodes:
- the LOC136453012 gene encoding interactor of constitutive active ROPs 1-like, whose protein sequence is MPRSRGNEPPPPRASQRAPLHLKTTPDANGAHHRPVADRSSPKVGDRHSPRSPLPEKKRAAGTRVAELEAKLGKVQDELKKLREQLASAEAAKKDAQVALEEAKKRVGTKGSPASTTTTSPLSPPSAGVESAKKTEELKVPQPAAAEEESSINAPATDVFEVVRALSGDKENQSAVEDCEVVSCGEKAALAEKEEVEEEETKKMIGEDNSAAAVETDGAEKEESPEVVELKAKLSEKDTEIAALAAENAELKKQAGEAAEVAKKAGEDAASKAAQAEHDLKEGAAREARMGEQLRASEAAREALDGELRRLRVQTEQWRKAAEAAAAVLGGDNHLTGLASNGWGSPATMPDDGDDEGFGGKRKGAGIRVLGDLWKKKGGK, encoded by the exons ATGCCGAGATCCAG GGGcaacgagccgccgccgccgcgggcgtcGCAGCGCGCGCCGCTGCACCTCAAGACGACACCCGACGCGAATGGTGCGCACCACCGCCCCGTCGCCGACCGGAGCAGCCCCAAGGTCGGGGACCGGCACTCACCGCGCAGCCCTCTGCCCGAG AAGAAGCGTGCGGCGGGAACGCGCGTGGCGGAGCTGGAGGCGAAGCTGGGGAAAGTGCAGGACGAGCTCAAGAAGCTGCGGGAGCAGCTCGCGTCCGCTGAGGCCGCCAAGAAGGACGCGCAGGTCGCGCTCGAGGAGGCCAAGAAGCGCGTCGGTACCAAGGGAAGCccggcctccaccaccaccacctctccTCTCTCCCCCCCTTCGGCGGGGGTCGAAAGCGCCAAGAAGACCGAGGAGCTCAAGGTGCCTCAGCCGGCGGCGGCCGAGGAGGAGAGCAGCATAAACGCGCCGGCGACCGATGTGTTCGAGGTCGTCCGGGCCTTGTCGGGGGACAAGGAGAACCAGAGCGCGGTTGAGGACTGCGAGGTTGTGAGCTGCGGCGAGAAGGCGGCGCTGGCCGAGAAGGAGGAGGTGGAAGAAGAGGAGACGAAGAAAATGATCGGGGAGGACAACAGCGCGGCGGCGGTGGAAACCGACGGCGCCGAGAAGGAGGAGAGCCCGGAGGTCGTGGAGTTGAAGGCTAAGCTGTCGGAGAAGGACACGGAGATCGCTGCCCTCGCGGCGGAGAacgctgagctgaagaagcaggCCGGAGAGGCCGCGGAGGTGGCGAAGAAGGCCGGAGAGGACGCCGCGTCGAAGGCGGCCCAGGCCGAGCACGATCTGAAGGAGGGCGCGGCGCGGGAGGCCCGGATGGGCGAGCAGCTGAGGGCGTCGGAGGCCGCGCGGGAGGCACTGGACGGCGAGCTGCGGCGCCTGCGCGTGCAGACCGAGCAATGGCGCAAGGCGGCAGAGGCGGCGGCCGCGGTGCTCGGCGGGGACAACCACCTCACCGGACTGGCCAGCAACGGCTGGGGCTCCCCCGCCACGATgcccgacgacggcgacgacgagggctTCGGTGGCAAGCGGAAGGGCGCCGGCATCCGGGTGCTCGGCGACCtgtggaagaagaaggggggcaaGTGA